The Kocuria turfanensis genome contains the following window.
TGCGGCGCCGCGCCGCCGCCTGGGCCGCCCTGTACGCGACCGCGCTGACGGCCGGTCCGGCGGGCGCCGCGCCGGGGTTCGGCGCCGTCGTCGCGCACGTGGTCCGCGGACTTGGTGACACCGGCGGGGCTCGCTAGGTCGCCGGTCCGCGCGCCGTCGAGGGAAGCGTGCCGCCGGCCGCCGGGTCGGACCTCGCACGGGACGGCCGGGTCAGCGGCGCAGGGTGTCCCCGGGCGCCTCCCCGTACTGGTCGCGGTAGGCGGCGGCGAAGCGGCCGGGATGGGCGAAGCCCCAGCGGGTGGCCACCGCGGTCACGGTGGTGCCGGGGGCGCGGCCGGCGGCGAGCAGATCGCGGCGGGCCGCGTCGATCCGGGCCGTGCGCAGGTAGCCCAGCGGCGTGGTGTCGAGGTGGCGGCGGAAGGCCGCCTGCAGGCCCCGCGGGCTCAGCCGGGCCGCCGCGGCGATCTCGGGCAGGCCGATGGGCTCGGCCAGGTGGGCATCGATGAAGGCGACCGCCCGGCGCAGGGCCGCCGGCTGGGCCGCCCCCGGCGGCTCCGGGTCGTTCCCGGCCTCCAGGAAGGTGCTGGGGAAGGTCTGCAGCACGGCGGTGGTCAGGCTGCGCAGGCTCTGGTCGAGGAGCAGCGGGCTGACCGCGGCGACGTCGCCGCTCAGCACGTGCCGGACGACCTGTCCCGCCGTGGCCTGCCAGTACTTCGCGTGCGCCTCGGTGCGGGGGTGGTGCCCGGTGAACCGCAGCCGGAAGTCGGGGCGGCCGGTCAGCGCCCGGGCGTAGTCCTCCACGACCGCGGTCTCCACGGTCAGGGTGCTCAGTCCCAGGCTCTCCCACCGGGCCTCATAGCCGCCCGTGGGGAAGAGGAAGGCGGGTCCGCCGGTGACCTCGGTGCGGTCGGACCGGACGAGGAAGCGGCCGTGGGCCACGCTACCGATGCGCAGCAGCCCCGTGTTGTCGTTGGCGCCGCAGCTGTCCCAGCCGATCAGCCGCAGCCGCTGGGCGGTCAGCGGCCCGAGGGCGGTGATCGACAGCGACATCTCGAACCCTGCCACCGGCTGCGGCAGGCGCAGGCGGCGGTAGGCCCGTTCCATCGCCGCGCGGCCATCCTCCGGATCCCGAGTCCTCAGGACCGACCATCCCTGCGGTGAACCCATGCTCCCAGGCTACCCAGATCGGTCCCGGTCCACAGCGCGTCCTGTCCGTAGACTGGAGGGGGGTCCGGTGGGGGGCAGTGCCCGGGCGTCGAACCCGCACGCAGCGAGTCGATGGGGAGAACTCGGATGAGCGCACCGATCCACCGCGTGGCCACGGTCAGGGAGCCGGATGCCGTCGCATCCCTGTTCGCCGAGGTGCGCGTGCCCTTCTCGTTCGCCCCGGCCCGTCCGGAGTTCCGCTACCGGCACCGCCACGACGGCGACGAGCACCTGTCGGTGGTGCGGCTGGGCATGGACGGAGCGTTCTGCTCCTGGGGCGACACCGAGGTCTTCGGCGTGACCGACGGCCGCGCGACCCGCTACGAGTGGTCCACCGGCGCGGAGGCCGGTACCGGCCTCGGATCCCCGGTGCTGTTCCGCCCGGGTCACCCCACCCTGGTGGTCGGGGACGCCCTGGAGGCGACCACCATCAACCTCACCCGCCCGCTGCTGCAAGGGGTGGCCGACACCGTCTACGGCACCGAGACTTCCGTGGCGTTCGCCTCCGCACGACCGATCACCGACCGGCTGGGACAGTACTGGACCGACCTGGCCGGCATGGCCCGTGACACGGTGGACTCCGCGGCCTTCGCCGAGCCCCTGGTGCGCGCGCAGCTGAGCCGCCACCTGGCCGTGGCGATGCTCGAGTGCTTTCCCCTGGTGGGGGACCGGCGGGAGCGGATCCTGTCCATGGAGGCCCAGACCCGCGTCTACCGCATCGCGGTGGCCTTCTTCGACGGCCACGCCTCCCTGCCCATCACCGTCGAGGACGCCGCCCGCGCCGCCGGCACCACCACCGAGGCCCTGGTGCGCGCCTTCCGCGCCAACCACCCACGAAGCCTCACCCCCGCCGCCTACCTGCGCACCACCCGGCTGGCCGCCGCCCACGCCGACCTGCTCGCCGGCGACCCCGCGCGCGGGGACACCGTGCGGGAGACCGCCGCGCGCTGGGGCTTCTCCCATCCGGGCCGCTTCGCCGGTGCCTACCGGGCGGCCTACGGCGTGCCACCGAGGCGGACCCTCGAGCGGTGACCCCGGGAGCTGCGGGACAGGCCCCGGCCGCATGCGCACACCGACCGGATCCGGCGTCCGGGGGCCGCGGCGTCCGCTGCCGGCAGCGACGGGCCAGGTGCCCGCGGGTGCGGCCGACACCGGTGTCGTCGTCGAGGACGACTCCCAGGCCGGCGGCGTCGCCCTCGGCGGCGGCCTGGCCCTGGCCGCGGCCGCCGGTGCTGCCGTGGTCGCACGTCGTCGCACCGTCCGGGCCTGAGACCGCCCGGCACATCGAGCCGATCGGATAGGTTGTCGTCCGTGAAGAGCTCGTCCAGCGACCGCCGCAGGGGCCTCCTGGCCTCCGCGGCGGTCGCTGTCCTTCTGTTGACGGGCTGCGCCGGCCCCGACCCCGCGCAGCTGGAGGAGATGCCCTCGGCCAGCGCATCCGTCGGCCGGTCGTCCGCGCCGACCCCGTCGGTGACCACGGCCCCGGCGACCACGGCTCCGACGCCCTCGGCGTCTGCCGCACCGACGCCTGCGGCGTCCACCGCACCGGCTGCCGCAGCCGATCCGGGGGGCACGTCCGTCTCCGCACCCGTGTCGGTCCGCATCCCGGCCACCGGCACCGACTCGGAGCTGCTCCACCTCGGCCTGCGCGACAACGGTTCCCTGGAGGTTCTTCCGGGAGACCCGGGCGCGCCGGCCGCCTGGTACACCGGCTCGCCCGCCCCGGGGAAGGTGGGGCCGGCGGTGCTGCTGGGCCACGTCAACGCCACCGACGGCGGGCCCGGGGTGTTCGCCGGTCTGCGGGACCTGGCGCCCGGGGACCGCATCGAGGTGGTGCGGGAGGACGGCAGCACGGCGGTCTTCGCCGTCGAGCGCGGGGAGCAGTACGCGAAGGACGCCTTCCCCACGCTGTCCGTCTACGGCAACACCGACGGCCCCGAGCTGCGGCTGATCACCTGCGACGGCTACGACCCGGCCACCGGGGAGTTCGACGACAACTACGTGGTCTACGCCCAGCTCGTCGGCTGATCCTGCGAGACGCCCGGCGGGCGGTCCGCGCTCCGGGGGACAATGGAGGTCCCGCCGAGCGAAGGAGGCCCGCAGTGGACGTGGTCGTCCTGCCCACCGCCGCGGACGTCGCGGCGCACGCGGCCGGCGTCGTCGCCGATCGGATCGCTGCGCAGCCCGCCCTGGTGCTCGGCGTGGCCACGGGCTCCTCCCCGGTGGGGATCTACCGGGAACTGGCCCGCCGCCGCAGGGAGGAGGGGCTGGACCTGTCCCGCCTCGAGTGCTTCGCCCTCGACGAGTACGTCGGTCTGCCCGGCCACGACCCGCACAGCTACGCCGCGTACCTGCGGCGGGAGGTCGCGGACCCCTTCGGGCTGTCGGCCGAGCGGGTCCACGTGCCGGACGGCGTCCGTGCGGACCTGGAAGGTGCGGCCCAGGACTACGAGCAGTCGATCGCCGTGGCCGGCGGAATCGACCTGCAGATCCTCGGCATCGGCACCAACGGCCACATCGGCTTCAACGAACCCCTCTCGGCCCTGAGCTCCCGCACCCGGGTCCTGGCGCTGTCCGCGCAGACCCGCGCCGACAACGCCCGGTTCTTCGACGCTCCCGACGACGTGCCCACGCACTGCCTCACCCAGGGGCTGGGCACGATCCTGGAGGCCCGGCAGCTGCTCCTCGTCGCCCAGGGCGAGCGCAAGGCCCAGGCCGTGGCCGCGGCGGTGGAGGGGCCGGTGGCGGCCCGGTGCCCGGCGTCGGTGCTGCAGTTCCACCGCCGCACCACGATCGTGGTGGACGAGGCCGCCGCGAGCCGGCTGGCCCTGGCCGGGCACGAGCGTCCGGACGCCGGGGCCTGAGCGGGCTCGGGGCTCCTGCTCCGTGGCCCCTGTTCCGGGGTCTCTGTCCCGGGACGGGGGGATGCCGGCGCGGCGGGTGGCGCGGGACGTGCGTCATCCACACGCGCGGGGAGCGTCACACAGGGCCCGGTCAGGCCCCACATCCGGAATGCCGCGGCGGAATCTTCACTGTCGCGACGCGCCCGGAAGCGGGTCACGATTTGACACGTGACGCCGCACTCCCCACCTGCCTACGATGCCTTTGCAAACTCTTCCTCTCCGAGATTGTGGGGACTCCATGAACAAGAACACAGCTGGTGCGGCCCTGCTGATGGCCATCGGGTTCTCGGCCCTGACGGCGGCACCGGCGACGGCCGCGCCGGGTGATCCGATGGTCTTCACCGACTGCGCCACGGCCGCCCAGTACGGCGTCCACAACATCCCCGTCGGCTCGGTCAGCTACAGCGCGAGCCTCGTCGACGACGACGGCGACGGGGTCGTGTGCGAGAGCGCCGACTGGACCTACGACCCCACGCGCATCCCCGTGGAGAACGACCAGGGCGGGTACAGCCACACCGTCATCGACTGGATCCCCGGCGCGGGCCCCGGCCCCGACGCCCAGCCCGGCGAGGTGCCCGGCGTCGACCCGTACACCCAGATGGACGAGGTGCCCGTGGGCGGCGCCGACACCGGTGCGGCCGTGCAGGACGGCTCCGGGACGGGCGGACTCGTCCTCGGCGGCGGCCTGGCCCTGGCCGCCGGTGCCGCGGTGGTGGTGCGCCGGCGCAGCACCGTTCGGGCGTAGCGCGGGCCCGTCCGGCGCACCAGGAGCCGATCCCCGTGACGGATCCGACCACCGACCGCCGCAGGGGCCGCCTGGCCCCTGCGGCGGTCGCCCTCCTCCTGCTGAGCGGCTGCTCGGCCGAGACGCCGGCACCGTCCACGGCGCCGTCGCCGACGGCGTCCGCGACCTCCTCCCCGCGCTCCTCACCGGGGGCTCCGACCGCAGCCCCGGTGAGGTCGTCACCGAGTCCGGCCGCCGAACCCTCGGCAGCGCCGGCACCCGGTGCCGCGGCCACTCCCGCCCCGGCCACGGGGCCGGTGGTCCTGGCGGCCTCCGCGCCCGTGTCGGTCCGGATCCCGTCGGCGGGCAGCGTCTCCGAGCTGCTGCACCTGGGTCTGCGCCCCGACGGCTCGCTCGAGGTGCCGCCGACCCATCCCGGCGCCCCCGCGTCCTGGTACACCGGCTCGCCCGCACCGGGCGAGCGCGGCCCGGCGGTGCTGCTGGGCCACGTCAACGCCACCGACGGCGGGCCGGGGGTGTTCGCCGGTCTGCGCGGCCTGGTCCCCGGGGACCGGATCGAGGTGGTGCGGGAGGACGGCAGCACGGCCGTCTTCGCCGTCGAGCGCGGGGAGCAGTACGCCAAGAACGCGTTTCCCACCCAGGACGTCTACGGGGACACCCCAGGGGCGGAGCTGCGCCTGATCACCTGCGACGGCTACGACCCGGCCACCGGGCTGTTCGACGACAACTACGTGGTCTACGCGCGGCTCCTCGCCTGAGCAGTGCTGCCTCTCGCGGGGGAGGGCCGGCGCAGAAGTGGGGGCACGCCTCGGCCGCGCGGCGGAGGTGCATTCGCGAATTCCCGGGGAGGATGGGAGAGCGTGCTCTGCCCGTACCCACCGAAGGAGATCCCCGTGAGCAATCCGTATCCCGACCGGCCCGGCAAGCCCTCCGGTCCGCCCAGCTACAACGCGGCGGGCGGCGACCAGTACGGCGCCGGCCGGCCCGCAGCGGCCCCGCCCGAGCTGGGCCGGCTCCTGACCCTCACCCTCGCCTCGGCGGGGCTCTATCTGCTCAACCAGCTCGTCGGACTGTACGCGAGCTCCACCGCGGACATGACCCAGACCTACGAGCAGCTGGGCCTGTCCGCCGACCAGATCGCCCAGACCCAGAGCACCGCGATGGTCACCTCGATCGTGATGCTGCTCATCGCACTGGGTCTCTACGCGCTGATCTACGTGTTCCTGAAGAAGGGCAAGAACTGGGCCCGGATCCTGGGCATCGTCCTGTCGATCCTCAGCATCGTCACCAGTGGCATCGGGCTCTTCGGCGCCCTGATGTACGGCGGCGTGGGCATCGTCCTGCTGATCCTGGGCCTGCTGCTCATCGTGGTCAACGTCCTGTGGCTCGTGACCGCGTTCAAGGCCCCGGTCAAGCAGTGGTTCGCCCAGCCGCACATGGCCTGATCCGCATGACCGGGTCCTGAGCGCA
Protein-coding sequences here:
- a CDS encoding class F sortase, with protein sequence MSVRIPATGTDSELLHLGLRDNGSLEVLPGDPGAPAAWYTGSPAPGKVGPAVLLGHVNATDGGPGVFAGLRDLAPGDRIEVVREDGSTAVFAVERGEQYAKDAFPTLSVYGNTDGPELRLITCDGYDPATGEFDDNYVVYAQLVG
- a CDS encoding class F sortase, translated to MSVRIPSAGSVSELLHLGLRPDGSLEVPPTHPGAPASWYTGSPAPGERGPAVLLGHVNATDGGPGVFAGLRGLVPGDRIEVVREDGSTAVFAVERGEQYAKNAFPTQDVYGDTPGAELRLITCDGYDPATGLFDDNYVVYARLLA
- the nagB gene encoding glucosamine-6-phosphate deaminase; protein product: MDVVVLPTAADVAAHAAGVVADRIAAQPALVLGVATGSSPVGIYRELARRRREEGLDLSRLECFALDEYVGLPGHDPHSYAAYLRREVADPFGLSAERVHVPDGVRADLEGAAQDYEQSIAVAGGIDLQILGIGTNGHIGFNEPLSALSSRTRVLALSAQTRADNARFFDAPDDVPTHCLTQGLGTILEARQLLLVAQGERKAQAVAAAVEGPVAARCPASVLQFHRRTTIVVDEAAASRLALAGHERPDAGA
- a CDS encoding helix-turn-helix domain-containing protein, producing the protein MSAPIHRVATVREPDAVASLFAEVRVPFSFAPARPEFRYRHRHDGDEHLSVVRLGMDGAFCSWGDTEVFGVTDGRATRYEWSTGAEAGTGLGSPVLFRPGHPTLVVGDALEATTINLTRPLLQGVADTVYGTETSVAFASARPITDRLGQYWTDLAGMARDTVDSAAFAEPLVRAQLSRHLAVAMLECFPLVGDRRERILSMEAQTRVYRIAVAFFDGHASLPITVEDAARAAGTTTEALVRAFRANHPRSLTPAAYLRTTRLAAAHADLLAGDPARGDTVRETAARWGFSHPGRFAGAYRAAYGVPPRRTLER
- a CDS encoding excalibur calcium-binding domain-containing protein, with product MNKNTAGAALLMAIGFSALTAAPATAAPGDPMVFTDCATAAQYGVHNIPVGSVSYSASLVDDDGDGVVCESADWTYDPTRIPVENDQGGYSHTVIDWIPGAGPGPDAQPGEVPGVDPYTQMDEVPVGGADTGAAVQDGSGTGGLVLGGGLALAAGAAVVVRRRSTVRA
- a CDS encoding AraC family transcriptional regulator; this encodes MERAYRRLRLPQPVAGFEMSLSITALGPLTAQRLRLIGWDSCGANDNTGLLRIGSVAHGRFLVRSDRTEVTGGPAFLFPTGGYEARWESLGLSTLTVETAVVEDYARALTGRPDFRLRFTGHHPRTEAHAKYWQATAGQVVRHVLSGDVAAVSPLLLDQSLRSLTTAVLQTFPSTFLEAGNDPEPPGAAQPAALRRAVAFIDAHLAEPIGLPEIAAAARLSPRGLQAAFRRHLDTTPLGYLRTARIDAARRDLLAAGRAPGTTVTAVATRWGFAHPGRFAAAYRDQYGEAPGDTLRR